A window from Aquiluna borgnonia encodes these proteins:
- the mfd gene encoding transcription-repair coupling factor, with the protein MTLHPLVSEVGQPHPKSLAAAFFAPVEAHGIILNKWLSDSREPLAVITASSRQSNEIAAITAELNPGIEVVEFPSWETLPHERLSPSAETVGRRLRALHRILELGKTSQPYLILMSIRAALQPVVGGLEDHPPFNLIRGKDYLLPELGLKLIELGYLRVDMVVKRGEFAIRGGILDVFPTTSEHALRLEFFGDELEDIREFSVADQRSIASQVDAIEIYAAKELLITPAVAAKAREMASEFPNLTQMLEKISNGIVVEGMESLAPVLASKLGPITDYLSEKVTVVLQDPAKIQARAENLIQTNQEFLHAAWDAAITGSQAPIDLSGGNFYDFDTFKSLAAKKRSLAELSTLQSEGAIDLGFKEAPKFSAEQSVTDWLADLKTQQYRILITALGHGTAERIVEVLEKADLPAILTQSLGKLSPDHITVAVGALQHGFAHQASKLLTLTESEFFGIASTYVAPGERKLARRRGQQVDPLSLKQGDYVVHEIHGIGRFKELIQRTTTLGNRKNSREYLLIEYAPPKRGYPADTLFVPTDQLDLLTKYVGGEAPVLSKMGGTDWARVKGNARKAVRKIAIDLVKLYSARMKSQGYAFGPDTPWQHELEEAFAFQETPDQLTTIDEVKRDMEKPIPMDRLLAGDVGYGKTEVAVRAAFKAIQDGKQVAMLVPTTLLVRQHLDTFLARFSGFPITAKPISRFQSDKEIKETLRGLENGGVDMVIGTHRLLGQSVKFKDLGLVIIDEEQRFGVEHKEKLKDLKHNVDVLAMSATPIPRTLEMAVTGIREMSTLATPPEERHPILTYIGGYSEQQVAAAIRRELIREGQVFFVHNRVATIDKVAADIAKLVPEARIAVAHGQMAEHQLEQVVVDFWERKFDVLVSTTIIETGIDIPNANTLIVDRAEAFGLSQLHQIRGRVGRSRERAYAYFFYDPSKTLSETAHDRLATIATNNELGSGMQVAMKDLEIRGAGNLLGGEQSGHIAGVGFDLYLRMIGEAVSEFKGEEISSPAELKLELPLDARIPPEYVDSERLRLEAYHKLSSESSAKSDRGRLDAILSELEDRYGKAPQPVKTLIEVTHLRQQANRLGLKDVNLLGLQAKFAPVEIEDSELVALSHKIPGLRYLKTSKLLTLPSPSSSVGESLSDQELIDWMWKIFQIVFAKGEK; encoded by the coding sequence GTGACCCTCCACCCACTTGTTTCAGAGGTGGGTCAGCCGCACCCAAAATCGCTAGCCGCTGCCTTTTTTGCCCCGGTTGAGGCCCACGGCATCATCCTGAATAAGTGGCTCAGTGACTCACGTGAACCTCTTGCGGTAATAACTGCTTCATCTCGCCAATCCAATGAAATTGCGGCCATCACCGCAGAGCTAAACCCCGGAATCGAAGTGGTGGAATTTCCATCTTGGGAAACCCTGCCGCACGAGCGCCTGAGCCCTTCCGCTGAGACTGTTGGAAGAAGGTTGCGTGCCCTGCACCGAATCTTGGAATTAGGCAAAACCTCTCAGCCCTACCTGATTTTGATGTCCATCAGAGCCGCACTGCAGCCGGTGGTTGGCGGGCTTGAGGATCACCCGCCCTTCAATCTGATTCGAGGCAAGGACTATCTGCTCCCGGAGCTGGGACTAAAACTGATCGAGCTTGGCTACCTGCGGGTGGACATGGTTGTCAAGCGCGGAGAGTTTGCGATTCGTGGCGGCATTCTCGATGTTTTCCCAACCACAAGTGAACATGCCCTTCGGTTAGAATTCTTCGGGGATGAGCTCGAAGACATTAGAGAGTTCTCGGTGGCGGACCAAAGGTCCATCGCCTCTCAGGTTGATGCCATCGAAATCTACGCCGCCAAAGAGCTGCTGATTACCCCAGCGGTTGCTGCAAAGGCGCGAGAAATGGCGAGTGAATTTCCCAATCTCACCCAGATGCTGGAGAAAATTTCCAACGGCATTGTGGTTGAAGGCATGGAATCCCTGGCCCCGGTTTTAGCCAGCAAACTTGGCCCAATCACCGACTACCTCTCGGAAAAAGTGACGGTGGTTCTTCAGGATCCGGCAAAGATTCAGGCACGGGCAGAGAACCTAATCCAAACCAACCAGGAGTTTTTGCACGCCGCTTGGGATGCGGCCATAACCGGATCGCAGGCCCCAATCGATCTCAGCGGTGGCAACTTCTACGATTTTGATACTTTCAAATCTTTGGCTGCAAAAAAACGCTCGCTTGCGGAGCTGTCAACGCTTCAGAGCGAGGGCGCCATAGATCTTGGCTTTAAAGAGGCACCCAAGTTCTCTGCCGAGCAGTCGGTGACGGATTGGTTGGCGGATCTAAAAACTCAGCAGTATCGAATTCTGATCACCGCACTGGGTCATGGAACCGCTGAGCGCATCGTTGAGGTGTTGGAAAAAGCCGATCTGCCGGCAATCTTGACCCAGTCCCTGGGAAAGCTTTCACCCGATCACATCACAGTTGCCGTTGGAGCCCTGCAGCACGGCTTTGCCCACCAGGCAAGCAAGCTGCTCACCCTCACCGAAAGTGAATTCTTTGGAATCGCCTCCACCTACGTGGCCCCGGGTGAGAGAAAGCTCGCTAGGCGAAGGGGTCAGCAGGTCGACCCGCTGAGTTTGAAGCAGGGCGATTACGTGGTGCATGAGATTCACGGCATCGGCAGGTTCAAGGAGTTGATTCAGCGCACCACCACGCTTGGAAATCGCAAAAACTCCAGAGAGTACCTGCTGATTGAATACGCTCCGCCAAAGCGCGGCTACCCAGCCGACACGCTATTCGTGCCCACCGATCAACTTGATCTGCTGACTAAGTATGTGGGCGGGGAAGCTCCTGTGCTATCCAAAATGGGCGGGACCGACTGGGCCCGGGTCAAGGGAAATGCCCGCAAGGCAGTGCGCAAAATCGCCATCGATCTCGTCAAGCTCTACTCGGCCCGCATGAAAAGCCAGGGATATGCCTTCGGACCCGACACCCCCTGGCAGCATGAGCTGGAAGAGGCATTCGCCTTCCAGGAAACCCCGGATCAGCTCACCACCATCGATGAGGTCAAGCGGGATATGGAGAAGCCGATTCCAATGGACCGGCTTTTGGCGGGAGACGTTGGTTACGGAAAGACTGAGGTTGCCGTCCGGGCCGCTTTCAAGGCGATTCAAGATGGCAAGCAGGTAGCCATGCTGGTGCCAACCACCTTGCTGGTCAGGCAACACCTGGATACCTTCCTGGCAAGATTCAGCGGATTCCCCATCACCGCAAAGCCAATCTCCCGCTTTCAATCCGATAAAGAGATCAAAGAGACTCTGCGAGGTTTGGAAAATGGCGGGGTTGACATGGTGATCGGAACCCATCGCCTGCTTGGTCAATCGGTGAAGTTCAAGGACCTCGGGCTAGTGATCATTGATGAGGAGCAGCGCTTTGGTGTTGAGCACAAGGAGAAGCTCAAGGATCTAAAACACAATGTCGATGTGCTTGCCATGAGTGCCACGCCGATTCCTAGGACCCTGGAGATGGCGGTGACTGGAATCCGAGAGATGTCTACCCTTGCAACCCCACCGGAGGAGCGCCATCCGATTCTGACCTACATCGGCGGCTACAGCGAGCAGCAGGTGGCGGCAGCCATTCGGCGAGAACTTATTCGAGAGGGCCAGGTCTTCTTCGTCCACAACCGAGTTGCAACCATCGACAAGGTGGCGGCGGACATTGCAAAGCTGGTTCCCGAGGCCAGGATTGCAGTTGCTCACGGTCAAATGGCTGAACATCAGCTTGAGCAGGTGGTGGTCGATTTCTGGGAGCGAAAATTCGATGTGCTGGTTTCGACCACGATCATTGAAACCGGAATCGATATTCCAAATGCCAACACGTTGATTGTTGACCGCGCCGAGGCCTTCGGTTTGAGTCAGCTGCATCAGATTCGCGGCCGCGTGGGCCGATCCCGAGAGCGCGCCTACGCTTACTTCTTCTACGACCCGAGCAAAACTCTGAGTGAGACTGCTCACGATCGCCTGGCCACCATCGCCACCAACAATGAACTGGGCAGCGGTATGCAGGTGGCGATGAAGGACCTCGAGATTCGCGGTGCGGGAAATCTGCTCGGGGGAGAGCAGTCCGGACACATCGCTGGTGTTGGCTTTGATCTCTACCTCAGAATGATTGGTGAGGCGGTCTCGGAGTTCAAGGGCGAGGAAATCTCTTCCCCGGCCGAGCTCAAGCTCGAGCTGCCGCTGGATGCTCGCATCCCTCCCGAGTACGTAGATTCCGAAAGACTGCGTCTTGAGGCCTATCACAAGCTCTCCTCCGAGAGCTCGGCGAAGAGCGATCGAGGCCGACTGGATGCAATTTTGTCTGAGCTGGAAGATCGCTACGGCAAGGCTCCGCAACCGGTGAAGACCCTGATTGAGGTGACTCACCTGAGGCAGCAGGCAAATCGCCTTGGCCTCAAGGACGTCAACCTGCTGGGGCTGCAGGCCAAATTTGCTCCGGTTGAAATTGAAGATTCCGAATTGGTGGCGCTCAGCCACAAGATCCCAGGTCTTCGCTACCTCAAGACCTCAAAACTTTTAACGCTGCCATCGCCTAGTTCGAGTGTTGGCGAGAGCCTGAGCGACCAAGAGCTGATTGACTGGATGTGGAAGATTTTTCAGATCGTTTTTGCCAAAGGGGAGAAGTGA
- a CDS encoding MazG family protein — protein sequence MKKLESLIATAHQLRAPGGCPWDAEQTHRSLVQYLLEETYELIDAIESGNRDEVLEELGDVLYQVIFHSDLASTGTLGEPFDLEDVAQYMEHKMRSRHPHVFGSAEELEQFRAQTGEDVVQNWESFKKKEKPERTSVLDGIPQAMPALALASKVMGKAEKIGLLEKADSPSIPMDSEADLGKLLLAIVASARAAGLDPERALREATKELQVEIRAAEIDADLDAGVVGIAD from the coding sequence GTGAAAAAGCTCGAGAGCCTAATCGCTACAGCGCATCAACTCAGAGCCCCGGGCGGTTGTCCCTGGGATGCGGAGCAGACTCACCGCTCCCTGGTTCAGTACTTGCTTGAGGAGACCTATGAGCTGATTGATGCGATCGAGTCTGGAAATCGTGACGAGGTTCTCGAGGAACTTGGCGATGTGCTGTACCAGGTTATTTTTCACTCTGATTTAGCCAGCACCGGAACCCTGGGCGAGCCCTTTGATCTGGAAGATGTTGCCCAGTACATGGAGCACAAAATGCGCTCGCGCCATCCCCATGTTTTTGGCTCGGCGGAGGAACTTGAGCAGTTCCGAGCTCAGACCGGGGAAGACGTCGTGCAGAACTGGGAGAGCTTCAAAAAAAAGGAAAAGCCCGAGCGCACCTCGGTGCTCGACGGTATCCCGCAGGCTATGCCAGCTCTTGCCCTGGCCAGCAAAGTGATGGGCAAGGCCGAGAAAATTGGACTTCTGGAGAAGGCCGACTCACCTTCAATCCCCATGGACAGCGAAGCTGATCTGGGCAAGCTTCTGCTCGCGATCGTTGCAAGTGCCCGAGCTGCCGGCTTAGACCCCGAGCGGGCGCTGCGCGAGGCGACCAAGGAGCTTCAGGTTGAAATCCGGGCTGCAGAAATTGATGCCGACCTAGACGCCGGAGTCGTTGGAATTGCAGATTAG
- a CDS encoding TetR/AcrR family transcriptional regulator: MSLGLTAGLLIFTAMVATYEKRRRGRPVTTDPAAVGLTALRLFDERGIDRVTMDDVAIEAGISRSNLFRIFPSKAAVIWGGMHEFTEELEKQLKKKSSDSIVKQLHNSWIAAMQVLDQPLETVRLRLKLVASSPEVYGWGQGQLEEARLVLEKAIARVDGEKGVRPKMISSALIAASMAVLTWWATSNDPRSPSEVLDQSFNDFEVIFSQPN, translated from the coding sequence ATGTCTTTGGGTTTGACCGCTGGATTGCTAATCTTCACTGCAATGGTTGCAACATACGAAAAGCGTCGAAGAGGTCGCCCGGTCACCACGGACCCCGCTGCGGTTGGTCTGACTGCCCTGAGGTTATTCGACGAGCGCGGGATTGACAGAGTAACCATGGATGACGTCGCTATTGAGGCTGGCATCTCTAGATCCAACCTATTCCGGATTTTTCCCTCCAAGGCCGCAGTCATTTGGGGTGGCATGCATGAGTTCACCGAGGAGCTGGAGAAACAGCTAAAGAAGAAAAGTTCGGACTCCATTGTTAAGCAGCTTCACAACTCCTGGATCGCCGCAATGCAGGTTTTGGACCAACCCCTGGAAACCGTGCGCCTGCGCCTGAAATTGGTGGCAAGCTCCCCTGAGGTCTATGGCTGGGGTCAGGGCCAACTGGAGGAGGCCAGGCTGGTTCTCGAAAAAGCAATTGCCCGGGTTGATGGTGAAAAGGGGGTGCGCCCAAAAATGATTTCGTCGGCTCTGATTGCCGCTTCCATGGCCGTTTTGACCTGGTGGGCAACCTCTAATGACCCCAGGTCCCCCTCTGAGGTGCTCGATCAAAGCTTCAACGATTTTGAAGTGATCTTCTCGCAGCCCAACTAA
- the hisS gene encoding histidine--tRNA ligase, whose protein sequence is MSSQVNAPRGMRDFLPQEKLKREQLISKVVQGYLARGFQQIETPILEDLGRLTSGQGGDNEKLVFKVQKRGEEFEQALQAGDELADLGLRFDLTVPLTRYYASNHAKLPRVFKAIQTGPVFRAERPQKGRYRQFIQCDIDIIGDASILAELELLSASLDALQSIGIPDATIRVNHRELLRENIAALGVAESDALSAMITIDKLDKVGSVGVAKELGDKFGAEVADRATAWLSTLSEAEVPEQLKALWQGLGAKSARLRFDPTLVRGMGYYTGTIFEIEHPGSSSSIGGGGRYDGMVGKWLGTDVPAVGISLGIERIVDLVQLEESGLEAVVLVMDAGSESTALEIQQQLIAQGMRVRIELRPKNLKALLEQLGHNGFNSFAIVGQGVTQAGELEFKPLG, encoded by the coding sequence GTGTCCAGCCAGGTAAATGCCCCGAGGGGAATGCGTGATTTTCTTCCGCAGGAGAAACTCAAGCGCGAGCAGCTAATCAGCAAGGTGGTCCAGGGTTACCTGGCAAGGGGCTTCCAACAGATTGAGACACCTATCCTTGAGGATTTGGGCCGGTTGACTTCCGGGCAGGGCGGCGACAATGAAAAGCTGGTTTTCAAGGTTCAAAAGCGCGGCGAAGAGTTTGAGCAGGCCCTGCAGGCAGGCGACGAGCTGGCAGATTTAGGTTTGCGCTTTGATCTCACTGTCCCGCTCACCCGCTACTACGCCTCCAACCACGCAAAACTCCCAAGAGTCTTCAAGGCAATTCAAACCGGGCCGGTATTTAGGGCCGAGCGCCCGCAGAAGGGTCGCTACCGCCAATTCATTCAGTGCGATATCGACATCATTGGCGACGCCAGCATTCTGGCTGAGCTTGAGCTCTTGTCAGCATCGCTGGATGCGCTGCAGAGCATCGGGATTCCAGATGCGACCATCCGGGTGAATCACCGAGAGCTACTGAGGGAAAACATTGCTGCCTTAGGTGTAGCAGAATCCGATGCCCTTTCCGCCATGATCACCATCGACAAGCTGGACAAGGTCGGAAGCGTCGGCGTTGCAAAAGAGCTCGGTGACAAATTTGGTGCCGAAGTTGCTGATAGGGCCACCGCTTGGCTGAGCACCCTGTCAGAAGCCGAGGTTCCCGAGCAGTTGAAAGCGCTCTGGCAGGGCCTAGGCGCAAAGAGCGCAAGACTTAGATTCGATCCGACCCTGGTTCGAGGCATGGGCTACTACACGGGAACGATATTTGAAATTGAACACCCGGGCTCTTCATCGTCAATTGGTGGCGGTGGCCGATACGACGGCATGGTGGGGAAGTGGCTTGGAACCGATGTTCCGGCCGTTGGAATTTCCCTCGGTATCGAGCGGATTGTTGACCTGGTTCAGCTGGAGGAATCGGGCTTAGAGGCTGTGGTGCTCGTTATGGATGCCGGCTCAGAGTCCACTGCTCTTGAGATCCAGCAGCAGTTGATTGCTCAGGGGATGAGGGTTCGAATTGAGCTCAGGCCTAAAAACCTCAAGGCGCTTCTGGAGCAGCTTGGGCACAACGGCTTCAACTCTTTCGCTATTGTTGGCCAAGGCGTCACTCAGGCTGGCGAGCTTGAATTCAAGCCGCTGGGCTAA
- the eno gene encoding phosphopyruvate hydratase, with protein sequence MSIITAVGAREILDSRGNPTVEVEVLLSDDSFGRAAVPSGASTGAFEAHESRDGDKSRYLGKGVLNAVDAVIDTIDEALVDFDSTDQRLVDAALIAIDGTDNKSKLGANAILGVSLANARAAAESCSLPLYRYLGGSNAYVLPVPLMNIINGGAHADTGVDIQEFMIVPHGAETFSEALRWGVEVYHSLKKLLSEQGLATGLGDEGGFAPDLPNNAAALELIAQAIGNAGYKLGTEIALALDVASTEFFDEKTGMYSFEGTQRSSDEMIAYYADLLARFPLVSIEDPLAEDDWAGWTKITAELGSKVQLVGDDLYVTNPTRLQKGIDLAAGNAILVKVNQIGTLTETMDAVSLAQRHGMKAIISHRSGETEDTFIADLAVATNAGQIKTGAPARSERVAKYNQLLRIEEELADAAVYAGRSAFPRYQG encoded by the coding sequence TTGTCCATCATCACCGCTGTAGGCGCTCGCGAAATTCTTGACTCTCGCGGCAACCCAACCGTAGAGGTTGAAGTACTTCTTTCTGACGACAGCTTTGGTCGCGCCGCAGTTCCCTCGGGAGCATCAACCGGTGCTTTTGAGGCACACGAATCCCGCGATGGCGACAAGTCCCGCTACCTGGGCAAGGGTGTCCTCAACGCTGTGGATGCAGTTATTGACACCATCGACGAGGCCCTGGTGGACTTCGATTCCACTGACCAGCGATTGGTTGACGCAGCTCTAATCGCAATCGACGGTACCGACAACAAGAGCAAGCTTGGAGCCAATGCAATTCTTGGTGTTTCGCTCGCAAACGCTCGCGCCGCTGCTGAGTCTTGCTCGCTACCGCTATACCGCTACCTCGGTGGCTCAAACGCCTACGTGCTGCCCGTACCGCTGATGAACATTATCAATGGTGGCGCTCACGCAGACACCGGAGTGGACATTCAAGAATTCATGATTGTTCCCCATGGTGCAGAGACTTTTTCAGAGGCGCTTCGCTGGGGTGTCGAGGTTTACCACTCGCTCAAGAAGCTGCTCAGCGAGCAGGGCTTGGCAACCGGCCTCGGAGACGAGGGTGGGTTTGCCCCTGATCTACCAAACAACGCTGCAGCCCTAGAGCTGATTGCTCAGGCAATTGGCAACGCCGGCTACAAGCTCGGAACCGAAATCGCTCTGGCTCTCGATGTTGCATCAACCGAGTTCTTTGACGAGAAGACCGGAATGTATTCCTTCGAGGGAACTCAGCGCAGCTCGGACGAAATGATCGCCTACTACGCAGATCTACTCGCTCGTTTCCCACTGGTCTCCATTGAAGACCCACTGGCTGAGGATGACTGGGCCGGCTGGACCAAGATCACCGCTGAACTGGGCAGCAAGGTTCAGCTGGTTGGAGACGACCTGTATGTCACCAACCCAACCAGATTGCAAAAGGGAATCGACCTGGCTGCTGGAAACGCCATCCTTGTCAAGGTCAACCAGATTGGTACTTTGACCGAGACTATGGATGCGGTTTCACTGGCGCAGCGCCACGGCATGAAGGCAATCATCTCTCACCGCTCCGGCGAGACTGAAGACACCTTCATCGCAGACCTTGCAGTCGCCACTAACGCCGGTCAGATTAAGACCGGTGCTCCAGCCCGCTCAGAGCGCGTTGCCAAGTACAACCAGCTGCTTCGCATCGAGGAGGAAC